The following proteins come from a genomic window of Sulfitobacter indolifex:
- a CDS encoding MFS transporter: MVEHTSFLRVFALWAAGLGAAAQYAKMSVIFDLLPELYPQAGSALGFLVSLVGGVGILFGVVAGLMVARIRYRRALLFALWLGAAVSAFQALLPGFGWMLASRVVEGLSHLAIVVAAPTLIAQLSTIKDRGFTLTLWGTFFGVAFAILTLAGRPLALTWGVPALFAAHALYMAGCALVLSATLRSLPEEGAQPPFSLSQIWRDHLAIYRSPFLSAPAAGWLFYTFSFVSILTVLPPYLPEGWRAITMAAMPLTSIAVSLTIGVALLRRLPAVRVVQAGFALSALSMVWLWLSPGFPLPCLALAAAMGLIQGASFTAVAQLNHGPAAQAQANGAVAQMGNLGNSLGTPVMAFGLVTFGGAALPLLAGGAFVLGLVAHLLLGAARRRRTAVPV, translated from the coding sequence ATGGTCGAACATACCTCCTTCCTCCGCGTCTTCGCGCTTTGGGCTGCCGGTCTGGGCGCCGCGGCGCAATATGCCAAGATGAGCGTCATTTTTGACCTGCTCCCAGAACTCTATCCCCAAGCCGGATCTGCGCTTGGCTTTCTGGTATCGCTGGTCGGCGGCGTTGGTATCCTTTTTGGTGTTGTGGCGGGTCTAATGGTCGCCCGTATCCGATATCGTCGTGCGCTGCTTTTTGCCCTATGGCTCGGGGCGGCGGTTTCGGCCTTCCAAGCGCTTTTGCCGGGGTTCGGTTGGATGCTGGCCAGTCGGGTGGTTGAAGGGCTCTCTCATCTGGCCATCGTTGTCGCTGCGCCGACGCTCATCGCACAGCTCAGCACTATTAAAGACCGAGGGTTCACCTTGACCCTCTGGGGTACTTTTTTTGGCGTCGCCTTTGCGATTTTGACCCTCGCCGGTCGACCGCTCGCACTTACGTGGGGCGTGCCTGCACTTTTTGCCGCCCACGCGCTGTATATGGCGGGTTGCGCGCTGGTGCTTTCCGCGACCCTTCGAAGTCTGCCGGAGGAGGGCGCGCAACCGCCATTCTCTCTGTCGCAGATTTGGCGCGACCATTTGGCGATATACCGGTCACCTTTCCTCTCGGCACCTGCCGCGGGGTGGCTATTCTATACATTCAGCTTCGTCTCCATTCTGACAGTATTGCCGCCCTACCTTCCCGAAGGCTGGCGCGCGATTACCATGGCCGCAATGCCGCTCACCAGCATCGCGGTCTCATTGACAATCGGCGTTGCTCTCCTGCGGCGTCTACCGGCTGTTCGGGTTGTGCAGGCTGGCTTTGCCCTATCAGCCCTCTCGATGGTTTGGCTTTGGTTGAGCCCCGGCTTCCCCTTGCCTTGTTTGGCCCTCGCAGCGGCGATGGGGTTGATCCAAGGGGCAAGCTTCACTGCGGTGGCACAGCTAAACCATGGCCCCGCCGCTCAGGCGCAAGCGAATGGCGCTGTGGCGCAGATGGGCAACCTCGGCAACAGCCTGGGCACGCCGGTCATGGCTTTTGGCCTTGTGACATTTGGGGGGGCCGCACTGCCGCTGTTGGCGGGCGGGGCATTCGTTTTGGGACTTGTGGCGCATCTCCTCCTTGGTGCGGCGCGGCGTCGCAGGACAGCCGTTCCTGTTTAG
- the mmsB gene encoding 3-hydroxyisobutyrate dehydrogenase has product MSNLTIGFIGLGNMGGPMAANLAAAGHTVRGNDVAGTTAKGVSEAATIADAVKDADVVITMLPNGAILRQVAEEAIAHMAPGALLVDCSTVDVESARFAAEAAQKAGLLFVDAPVSGGIGGAQGGTLTFMAGGAEAAFEKAKPLFDIMGQKAVHCGDAGAGQAAKICNNMILGATMIATCEAFALADKLGLDRERMFDVVSTSSGYSWSMNAYCPAPGVGPTSPADNDYKPGFAAELMLKDLGLSQQAAEMANADTPMGALANALYTRFVEEEGGRGKDFSAMLPRFEKRGWQG; this is encoded by the coding sequence ATGAGCAATCTTACAATCGGTTTCATCGGTTTGGGCAACATGGGCGGCCCGATGGCGGCCAATCTTGCCGCTGCGGGTCATACCGTGCGCGGCAATGACGTGGCAGGCACCACCGCCAAGGGCGTAAGCGAGGCCGCGACCATCGCCGACGCCGTTAAAGACGCGGATGTGGTCATCACAATGCTGCCCAACGGCGCGATCCTGCGCCAAGTTGCTGAAGAGGCAATCGCCCATATGGCCCCCGGCGCGCTGCTGGTCGATTGCTCAACCGTTGACGTGGAAAGCGCGCGCTTTGCCGCAGAGGCGGCGCAAAAAGCCGGGCTGCTTTTCGTAGATGCGCCCGTGTCGGGCGGCATCGGCGGCGCGCAGGGCGGCACCTTGACCTTCATGGCAGGCGGGGCGGAAGCGGCCTTTGAAAAAGCCAAACCGCTGTTTGACATCATGGGCCAAAAGGCTGTGCACTGCGGTGACGCGGGCGCAGGTCAGGCCGCCAAAATCTGTAATAACATGATCCTCGGCGCGACTATGATCGCCACCTGCGAAGCCTTTGCGCTGGCCGATAAACTTGGCCTCGACCGGGAGCGGATGTTCGACGTGGTCAGTACCTCATCTGGTTACTCGTGGTCTATGAATGCCTACTGCCCCGCGCCGGGCGTTGGCCCCACGTCGCCTGCAGACAACGACTACAAACCGGGATTTGCGGCAGAATTAATGCTGAAAGACTTGGGTCTGTCACAACAGGCAGCCGAAATGGCCAATGCGGACACCCCAATGGGCGCATTGGCCAACGCCCTCTACACCCGCTTTGTTGAAGAAGAAGGCGGCAGGGGGAAAGACTTCTCTGCCATGTTGCCCCGTTTCGAAAAGCGCGGCTGGCAAGGTTAA
- the uvrA gene encoding excinuclease ABC subunit UvrA, with protein sequence MAELKNIEVRGAREHNLKNIDVDIPRDQLVVITGLSGSGKSSLAFDTIYAEGQRRYVESLSAYARQFLDMMQKPDVDHISGLSPAISIEQKTTSKNPRSTVGTVTEIYDYMRLLFARVGTPYSPATGKPIEAQQVQDMVDRIMTMEEGTRAYLLAPIIRDRKGEYRKEFIELRKQGFQRVKVNGEFHDLDEPPTLDKKFRHDIDVVVDRIVVREGLETRLADSLRTALDLADGIAVLETAPADGEPERHTFSEKFACPVSGFTIPEIEPRLFSFNAPFGACPSCDGLGVELFFDERLVVPDQNLKIYDGALAPWRKGKSPYFKQTIEAIAKHYKFDQKTRWKDLPEQVQEVFLRGSGKEEITFRYDEGGRVYEVKRVFEGVIPNMKRRYRETDSNWVREEFERYQNNRPCGTCGGFRLRPEALAVRIGPETGNEDELLHIGKVVEMSIREAYAWCTSVSEHLTPQKNEIARAILKEIRERLGFLNNVGLEYLTMSRASGTLSGGESQRIRLASQIGSGLTGVLYVLDEPSIGLHQRDNDRLLGTLKNLRDQGNTVIVVEHDEEAIREADYVFDIGPGAGVHGGQVVSHGTPEQVANDPNSVTGQYLTGVREISVPSKRRKGNKKKLQVVKATGNNLQSVTVDFPLAKFVCVTGVSGGGKSTLTIETLFKTASMNLNGARQTPAPCQTIKGLEHLDKVIDIDQRPIGRTPRSNPATYTGAFTPIRDWFAGLPESKARGYKPGRFSFNVKGGRCEACQGDGVIKIEMHFLPDVYVECETCKGARYNRETLEVRFKGKSIADVLDMTVEDAQTFFAAVPSIREKMDALMRVGLGYIKVGQQATTLSGGEAQRVKLSKELSKRSTGRTLYILDEPTTGLHFEDVRKLLEVLHELVDQGNSVVVIEHNLDVVKTADYIIDIGPEGGDGGGRVVATGTPEKVAEVAESHTGKYLKPMLYKQTKVAAE encoded by the coding sequence ATGGCTGAACTAAAGAACATCGAAGTGCGCGGCGCGCGCGAGCATAATCTAAAGAACATCGACGTGGATATACCGCGGGATCAACTGGTTGTTATTACAGGTCTTTCAGGGTCGGGTAAGTCGAGCCTCGCCTTTGACACGATCTATGCCGAGGGCCAGCGGCGATATGTGGAATCCCTGTCTGCATACGCCCGACAGTTTCTTGATATGATGCAGAAACCCGATGTGGACCATATTTCTGGCCTCAGTCCGGCGATTTCCATCGAACAAAAGACGACCTCAAAGAATCCCCGGTCGACTGTCGGCACGGTGACTGAAATCTACGACTATATGCGCTTGCTTTTTGCGCGCGTCGGCACCCCCTATAGCCCCGCCACCGGCAAGCCGATTGAGGCGCAGCAGGTGCAGGATATGGTTGACCGGATTATGACCATGGAAGAGGGCACGCGTGCCTATCTGCTGGCGCCGATTATCCGCGACCGTAAGGGTGAGTATCGTAAGGAGTTCATCGAGTTACGCAAGCAAGGCTTCCAACGGGTCAAGGTGAACGGAGAGTTCCATGATCTTGATGAGCCGCCAACATTGGATAAGAAGTTCCGCCATGACATCGATGTTGTTGTTGACCGGATCGTGGTGCGCGAAGGGCTTGAAACACGTTTGGCAGACTCGCTGCGCACCGCGCTTGATCTGGCCGACGGCATAGCCGTTTTAGAAACTGCACCTGCCGACGGTGAACCCGAACGGCATACATTTTCAGAGAAATTTGCCTGTCCTGTCAGTGGCTTCACGATCCCCGAGATTGAGCCGCGTTTGTTTTCGTTTAACGCACCTTTTGGGGCATGCCCGTCTTGCGATGGTTTGGGAGTTGAGTTGTTTTTTGATGAACGGCTGGTCGTGCCAGATCAGAACCTGAAGATTTACGACGGTGCGCTGGCGCCCTGGCGCAAGGGGAAATCACCTTACTTTAAGCAAACCATCGAAGCCATTGCGAAACATTATAAATTCGACCAAAAAACCCGCTGGAAGGACTTGCCGGAGCAGGTCCAAGAGGTCTTTCTTCGCGGTTCGGGGAAAGAAGAGATTACCTTTCGCTATGACGAAGGCGGACGCGTTTATGAGGTGAAACGCGTGTTTGAGGGGGTGATCCCCAACATGAAGCGCCGCTACCGCGAGACGGACAGCAACTGGGTACGTGAGGAATTTGAGCGCTACCAGAACAATCGTCCCTGCGGTACCTGCGGCGGATTTCGTCTGCGCCCAGAGGCACTTGCAGTTCGGATCGGTCCCGAAACTGGCAACGAAGATGAACTCCTTCACATCGGTAAGGTTGTGGAAATGTCGATCCGCGAGGCCTATGCATGGTGCACGTCAGTGTCAGAACATCTGACCCCGCAGAAAAACGAGATCGCTCGGGCCATTTTGAAGGAGATTCGCGAACGTCTGGGTTTCCTAAATAACGTGGGTCTTGAGTATCTTACGATGTCACGTGCAAGTGGCACATTAAGTGGGGGCGAAAGCCAGCGGATCCGTTTGGCGAGCCAGATTGGCTCTGGGCTGACGGGTGTGCTTTATGTGCTTGATGAACCTTCTATCGGCCTCCATCAGCGCGACAATGATCGCTTGCTTGGCACGCTGAAAAACCTGCGTGATCAGGGCAATACAGTTATTGTTGTCGAACATGACGAAGAAGCAATCCGTGAGGCGGACTACGTTTTTGACATTGGGCCAGGTGCTGGCGTCCATGGGGGGCAGGTTGTCAGCCATGGTACCCCTGAACAGGTCGCAAACGATCCAAACTCCGTTACTGGTCAGTACCTTACCGGCGTACGTGAAATCTCTGTGCCGAGCAAACGTCGGAAGGGGAATAAGAAGAAGCTTCAGGTCGTGAAGGCGACTGGGAACAATTTGCAAAGCGTCACAGTGGACTTTCCTCTGGCCAAGTTTGTCTGCGTCACTGGGGTGTCTGGTGGCGGTAAATCGACACTGACGATTGAGACATTGTTCAAAACGGCTTCGATGAATCTCAATGGTGCACGGCAAACTCCGGCACCGTGTCAGACCATCAAGGGGTTAGAACACCTTGATAAGGTTATCGACATTGACCAGCGGCCTATTGGGCGGACTCCGCGTTCAAATCCGGCGACTTATACAGGGGCCTTCACACCGATCCGAGACTGGTTTGCGGGGCTGCCTGAATCTAAAGCACGCGGATATAAACCGGGGCGCTTCAGCTTTAACGTAAAGGGTGGGCGCTGTGAGGCCTGCCAAGGCGACGGTGTTATTAAGATCGAGATGCACTTCTTGCCGGATGTCTATGTTGAGTGCGAAACCTGCAAGGGTGCGCGCTATAACCGGGAAACGTTAGAGGTGCGGTTTAAAGGCAAGAGCATCGCCGATGTCCTTGATATGACAGTGGAAGATGCGCAAACATTTTTCGCCGCCGTGCCTTCAATCCGCGAGAAGATGGACGCGCTTATGCGGGTTGGATTGGGGTACATCAAGGTTGGTCAGCAGGCGACAACCCTTTCGGGAGGCGAGGCGCAGCGGGTGAAGTTGAGCAAGGAGCTAAGCAAACGCTCAACGGGTCGCACGTTGTATATTCTTGATGAACCCACGACCGGGCTGCACTTTGAAGACGTTCGTAAGTTGTTGGAAGTGCTTCATGAATTGGTAGATCAGGGCAACTCTGTTGTCGTGATTGAACACAACCTCGATGTGGTGAAAACCGCTGACTATATAATCGACATCGGGCCAGAAGGTGGCGATGGCGGTGGTCGGGTCGTGGCCACAGGGACACCGGAAAAGGTCGCCGAAGTCGCTGAGAGCCATACCGGGAAGTACCTTAAGCCGATGCTTTATAAGCAAACAAAAGTGGCGGCAGAATAA
- a CDS encoding carboxylate-amine ligase yields MQSKFTIGIEEEYLLVDKDSLALADTPKALMAACRDALQDQVSPEFLQCQIEIGTKPCETVAEARDDLRRLRSTISDLAGQHNLTPIAASCHPFSDWKTQETTDKQRYSQLEVELGDIARRMLICGMHVHVGIDEDDLRIDLMPQLSYFLPHLLALSASSPFWQGEDTGLASYRLTVMDNMPRTGLPPQLSSWAEYQRTTDTLTELGIIEDASKIWWDLRPSSHYPTLESRICDVQPRLSHAIGLAGLTQALCRFLLRLRDSNMCWRAYDRFLISENRWRAQRYGTAEALIDFGDLKLKPFAALFEEIIGLIAEDAEALGCLDEVCALRDLVKDGTSAERQRQVWAKAPEGRGGEAVVRHLIEEFHADL; encoded by the coding sequence ATGCAATCCAAATTTACGATCGGTATCGAAGAAGAATATCTGCTGGTAGACAAGGACTCGTTGGCCCTCGCCGACACGCCCAAGGCGCTGATGGCGGCTTGCCGCGACGCGCTGCAAGATCAAGTCAGCCCCGAATTTCTGCAATGTCAGATCGAGATCGGCACCAAACCTTGCGAAACCGTCGCCGAAGCGCGTGACGACCTCCGCCGCCTGCGCAGCACCATCTCGGACCTCGCCGGACAGCATAATCTGACCCCCATCGCCGCCTCCTGCCACCCGTTTTCAGACTGGAAGACGCAGGAAACGACCGACAAACAGCGCTATTCTCAGTTAGAAGTCGAATTGGGCGATATCGCGCGGAGGATGCTGATCTGTGGCATGCATGTGCACGTCGGCATTGACGAAGACGACCTGCGCATCGATCTGATGCCGCAGCTGTCCTATTTCTTACCCCATCTACTGGCGTTGTCGGCGTCATCACCCTTTTGGCAGGGCGAAGACACCGGCCTTGCCTCGTACCGGTTGACGGTGATGGACAACATGCCGCGCACGGGTCTGCCGCCGCAACTGTCCAGCTGGGCAGAATACCAGCGCACCACCGACACGCTGACCGAGTTGGGCATCATTGAAGACGCATCGAAAATCTGGTGGGATCTGCGCCCCTCCTCGCATTATCCGACGCTGGAAAGCCGCATTTGCGATGTGCAGCCGCGCTTGTCTCATGCAATTGGGTTGGCCGGTCTGACACAGGCGCTTTGCCGGTTCCTGCTGCGCCTGCGCGACAGCAACATGTGCTGGCGCGCGTATGACCGCTTTCTCATCTCGGAAAACCGCTGGCGGGCGCAGCGATATGGCACCGCCGAGGCCCTGATTGATTTTGGTGATTTGAAACTGAAACCTTTTGCGGCGCTTTTTGAAGAGATCATCGGCCTTATCGCCGAAGATGCCGAAGCGCTTGGGTGTCTCGACGAGGTTTGCGCCCTGCGCGATCTGGTCAAAGACGGCACCTCGGCTGAGCGTCAGCGCCAAGTTTGGGCAAAGGCCCCTGAAGGTAGGGGCGGCGAAGCTGTCGTCCGCCATCTTATCGAGGAATTTCACGCCGATCTGTGA
- a CDS encoding CoA-acylating methylmalonate-semialdehyde dehydrogenase produces MQEMTHYLNGEHVKGTSGRFADVMNPATGEVQAKVPLANAEEMNKAVEYAAAAQPKWAATNPQRRARVLMKFVALLNRDMDKLAEALSREHGKTLPDAAGDVQRGLEVVEYCIGAPELLKGDFTDSAGPGIDMYSMRQALGVTAGITPFNFPAMIPMWMFAPAIACGNAFILKPSERDPSVPLMLAELLEEAGLPKGILQVVNGDKEAVDAILHHDVIQSVGFVGSTPIAEYIYATGCANGKRVQCFGGAKNHMIIMPDADMDQAADALIGAGYGAAGERCMAISVAVPVGDDTADRLIEKLVPRIESLKVGPYTSGNDVDYGPVVTAAAKANIERLVQTGIDQGAELVVDGRDFKLQGYENGYFVGPHLFDRATIDMDIYKQEIFGPVLTCVRAQTYEEAIGLAMDHEYGNGTAIYTRDGDAARDFANRINVGMVGINVPIPVPLAYHTFGGWKKSVFGDLNQHGPDAFKFYTRTKTVTARWPSGIKEGGEFSIPVME; encoded by the coding sequence ATGCAAGAGATGACCCATTACCTGAACGGCGAACACGTCAAAGGCACCTCCGGGCGCTTTGCCGATGTGATGAACCCCGCCACTGGCGAAGTGCAGGCGAAAGTGCCGCTTGCCAATGCCGAAGAGATGAACAAAGCCGTCGAATACGCCGCTGCCGCCCAGCCCAAATGGGCCGCGACCAACCCGCAGCGCCGCGCCCGCGTGCTGATGAAATTCGTCGCCCTGCTGAACCGTGACATGGACAAGCTGGCCGAGGCGCTGAGCCGCGAGCACGGCAAGACCCTGCCCGACGCCGCCGGTGACGTGCAGCGTGGCCTTGAAGTGGTGGAATACTGCATCGGCGCACCGGAACTGCTGAAAGGTGATTTCACCGACAGCGCGGGCCCCGGCATCGACATGTACTCCATGCGCCAAGCGCTTGGTGTGACGGCAGGCATCACGCCCTTCAACTTCCCCGCCATGATCCCGATGTGGATGTTTGCGCCTGCCATCGCCTGCGGTAACGCCTTTATCCTGAAGCCGTCCGAGCGTGACCCTTCCGTGCCGCTGATGCTGGCCGAACTGCTGGAAGAAGCCGGTCTGCCCAAGGGCATTCTTCAGGTTGTGAACGGCGACAAAGAAGCCGTCGACGCGATCCTGCACCACGATGTGATCCAGTCGGTGGGCTTCGTTGGCTCGACCCCGATTGCCGAATACATCTATGCAACCGGCTGTGCCAACGGCAAGCGCGTGCAGTGTTTCGGTGGCGCCAAGAACCACATGATCATCATGCCCGACGCGGACATGGACCAAGCCGCCGACGCGCTGATCGGTGCGGGCTACGGTGCTGCTGGCGAACGCTGCATGGCGATCTCCGTGGCTGTGCCGGTGGGTGATGATACTGCCGACCGTCTGATCGAAAAGCTGGTGCCGCGCATCGAGAGCCTGAAGGTCGGCCCCTACACCTCCGGCAATGACGTGGATTACGGCCCCGTCGTGACCGCTGCCGCCAAGGCCAATATCGAGCGTCTGGTTCAGACCGGCATCGATCAGGGTGCTGAACTGGTCGTCGATGGGCGTGACTTCAAACTGCAGGGCTATGAGAACGGCTATTTCGTCGGCCCGCACCTGTTTGACCGCGCCACCATAGACATGGACATCTACAAGCAGGAAATCTTTGGCCCCGTGCTGACCTGTGTGCGTGCCCAGACCTACGAAGAGGCGATCGGCCTTGCGATGGACCACGAGTATGGCAACGGCACCGCGATCTACACCCGTGACGGTGACGCGGCGCGTGACTTTGCCAACCGGATCAACGTCGGCATGGTCGGCATCAACGTGCCGATCCCGGTGCCGCTGGCCTATCACACCTTTGGCGGCTGGAAGAAATCTGTCTTTGGCGATTTGAACCAGCACGGCCCGGATGCGTTCAAGTTCTACACCCGCACCAAAACCGTGACGGCCCGTTGGCCCTCGGGCATCAAAGAGGGTGGCGAGTTCTCCATCCCCGTGATGGAGTGA
- a CDS encoding enoyl-CoA hydratase/isomerase family protein — translation MSDINIRKAGRAGRITLTRPKALNALSYDMCLAIEAAIDDWRDDPEVAVIVLDAEGEKAFCAGGDVAQLYQTGKEGDFDFARRFWADEYRLNNKLHGYAKPVISFMQGFTMGGGVGIGCHGSHRVIGESSKIAMPECGIGLVPDVGGTLLLAQAPGRMGEYLGLTGARMGPGDVVYAGFADYFIPEKQWPDLIAQLEENGDPFILDRAATAPPQSKLAELEGDVNRLFAGETLSEIEATHAMSDSAFAAETLKILRRNSPLSMACTLDMLRRLRGPGIGMVPALEQEYRFTARSLEKGDFIEGVRAAIIDKDRSPTWQHDSMAVPQADVDAMLAPLGDNELKLEENS, via the coding sequence ATGAGTGATATTAACATTCGCAAAGCTGGCCGCGCCGGGCGTATCACCCTGACCCGGCCTAAGGCACTCAACGCGCTCAGCTATGACATGTGCCTTGCCATCGAGGCCGCCATAGATGACTGGCGTGATGATCCCGAAGTGGCGGTGATCGTTCTGGATGCGGAGGGCGAGAAGGCCTTCTGCGCGGGCGGCGACGTGGCGCAGCTTTACCAGACCGGCAAAGAGGGCGATTTCGACTTTGCCCGCCGCTTCTGGGCCGATGAATACCGGTTAAATAACAAGCTGCACGGTTATGCAAAACCGGTGATCTCTTTCATGCAAGGGTTCACCATGGGCGGTGGCGTTGGCATTGGATGTCACGGCTCGCACCGCGTGATCGGCGAGAGCAGCAAGATCGCCATGCCGGAATGCGGCATCGGTCTGGTGCCGGATGTGGGCGGTACTCTGCTGCTGGCGCAGGCCCCGGGACGGATGGGCGAATATCTTGGGCTGACCGGTGCGCGCATGGGCCCCGGTGATGTGGTCTACGCAGGCTTTGCCGATTACTTTATCCCTGAGAAGCAATGGCCAGACCTGATTGCGCAACTGGAGGAGAACGGTGATCCTTTCATCCTCGACCGCGCGGCCACCGCCCCGCCGCAGTCCAAGCTGGCCGAGCTTGAAGGCGATGTGAACCGGCTTTTTGCAGGTGAGACCCTTAGCGAAATAGAAGCCACGCATGCGATGTCCGACAGCGCGTTTGCAGCCGAAACCCTCAAGATTTTGCGCCGCAACTCACCGCTGTCGATGGCCTGCACGCTCGACATGCTGCGGCGCCTGCGCGGCCCTGGCATTGGCATGGTACCGGCGCTGGAACAAGAATACCGTTTTACCGCGCGGTCACTGGAAAAAGGCGATTTCATCGAAGGCGTGCGCGCCGCGATCATCGACAAAGACCGCAGCCCTACCTGGCAACATGACAGCATGGCCGTGCCGCAGGCCGATGTCGACGCTATGCTTGCCCCTTTGGGCGATAACGAATTGAAGTTGGAGGAAAATTCATGA
- a CDS encoding acyl-CoA dehydrogenase family protein — translation MDFALNEEQTAIFDMAHAFGQDNIAPHAHQWEKDETIPKELWPQIGELGFGGLYVSEETGGSGLTRLDATLVFEALSMACPSVAAFLSIHNMCAKMLDSFASDEMKARVMPGVLSMNTVLSYCLTEPGSGSDAAALKTRCERTNEGYTLNGTKAFISGGGYSDAYVTMVRTSDDGAKGVSTVYVEDGTPGLSFGGLEDKMGWRSQPTALVQFDDCKIGAENLVGEEGKGFKYAMAGLDGGRLNISACSLGAAQTALNKTLDYMGDRKAFGQSIDQFQGLQFRLADMEIELQAARTFLRQAAWKLDTGAPDATKFCAMAKKFVTETGSKVVDQCLQLHGGYGYLADYGIEKLVRDLRVHQILEGTNEIMRVIVARDMLKNR, via the coding sequence ATGGATTTCGCGTTGAACGAGGAACAGACCGCCATTTTCGATATGGCCCATGCCTTTGGGCAGGACAATATCGCCCCCCACGCCCACCAGTGGGAAAAGGACGAAACTATTCCTAAAGAGCTTTGGCCGCAGATCGGTGAGTTGGGGTTCGGCGGGCTCTATGTCTCGGAAGAAACCGGTGGCTCTGGCCTGACCCGGCTGGACGCGACGCTGGTTTTTGAAGCGCTTTCAATGGCCTGCCCCTCGGTTGCGGCCTTTTTGTCGATCCACAACATGTGCGCCAAAATGCTCGACAGTTTCGCGAGTGACGAGATGAAGGCGCGCGTCATGCCCGGCGTGCTGAGCATGAACACCGTGCTGTCCTACTGCCTGACCGAACCCGGCTCCGGCTCCGACGCGGCGGCGCTCAAGACCCGCTGCGAGCGGACCAATGAAGGCTATACGCTCAACGGCACCAAGGCGTTTATCTCGGGCGGCGGGTACTCGGACGCCTATGTCACGATGGTGCGCACCTCGGATGACGGGGCCAAGGGTGTGTCGACCGTCTATGTCGAAGACGGCACACCGGGGCTTTCGTTCGGCGGGCTCGAAGACAAGATGGGCTGGCGCAGCCAACCAACGGCGCTGGTGCAGTTTGACGATTGCAAGATCGGGGCCGAGAACCTTGTCGGCGAAGAGGGCAAAGGGTTTAAATACGCCATGGCCGGGCTTGATGGTGGGCGGCTGAATATCTCGGCCTGCTCGCTCGGAGCTGCGCAAACTGCGCTGAACAAGACACTGGACTATATGGGCGACCGCAAGGCCTTTGGCCAGAGCATCGACCAGTTCCAAGGTCTGCAATTCCGACTTGCGGATATGGAGATTGAACTTCAGGCCGCGCGGACCTTCCTGCGCCAAGCGGCATGGAAACTCGACACCGGTGCGCCAGACGCGACCAAGTTCTGCGCCATGGCCAAGAAATTCGTGACCGAGACTGGCAGCAAGGTCGTCGACCAATGTCTGCAACTTCACGGCGGCTATGGCTATCTGGCCGATTACGGGATCGAAAAACTGGTCCGCGACCTGCGGGTGCATCAGATCCTTGAAGGCACCAACGAAATCATGCGCGTCATCGTTGCCCGCGACATGCTGAAAAACCGCTGA